In Kitasatospora sp. NA04385, a single genomic region encodes these proteins:
- a CDS encoding dihydrofolate reductase family protein — MSVIVIEFTTLDGRITDPDGSDGTPLGGWMFRHGREHVSGDKFRLGRTLDEGVLLLGRRTWQLFSRLWPNRTDEFSARMNAAAKLVASRTLTAADTAAWANSRLLEGDLLGAVQEQDRDVVVTGSTGVVHRLIEADLVDEYRLLTVPVVLGTGARLFPEGAPVGDFRCAQAEPVGPACYTRYLRA, encoded by the coding sequence TCACCACCCTGGACGGCCGGATCACCGACCCCGACGGGTCGGACGGCACACCGCTGGGCGGCTGGATGTTCCGGCACGGCCGGGAGCACGTCTCCGGCGACAAGTTCCGCCTCGGCCGGACGTTGGACGAGGGGGTGCTGCTGCTGGGCCGCCGCACCTGGCAGCTGTTCTCCCGGCTCTGGCCGAACCGGACGGACGAGTTCTCCGCCCGGATGAACGCCGCCGCCAAGCTGGTCGCCTCCCGGACCCTGACCGCCGCCGACACCGCCGCCTGGGCCAACTCCCGGCTGCTGGAGGGCGACCTGCTCGGCGCCGTGCAGGAGCAGGACCGGGACGTGGTCGTCACCGGCAGCACCGGCGTGGTGCACCGGCTGATCGAGGCCGACCTGGTCGACGAGTACCGGCTGCTGACCGTCCCCGTGGTGCTCGGCACCGGGGCCCGGCTGTTCCCCGAGGGCGCACCGGTCGGCGACTTCCGCTGCGCGCAGGCCGAACCGGTCGGCCCGGCCTGCTACACCCGCTACCTGCGGGC